The genomic interval GCCCTCAGAAGTTATTGCAGTAGATAAGAGTAATGTAAAAGGGGCTATAATAGATTCCGGTTACTGGGATGCTTCTGAGTTTACTGGCTTAGACTAGAAAAATTTAAAATTTATGAAAGAAGCAGGATTATAGTTTAACTGCAAAGTAGTAGAGTGAGCGAAGTGAAAATTTTTCGAGTTGATAAAATAATTCACTTCGCTCCCTTTTAAATTTTGTCTGGTGAGATAGATTTTAGAGATTATAGATACAAATATATTGAAATAAAATAGTATATAGTTTTTATATTTCATTATAATACTATTTTTTATACAAAGAGAGGGAATCTATGGCAGAAAAAGTACCTGTTGTAGAAATGCGTAATATTAAAAAGAATTTTGGTGGTGTGCAGGCATTAAAGGGAGTAGATTTGGAATTATATCATAATGAGGTATTGGGATTGGTTGGTGATAACGCAGCTGGTAAATCTACTTTGATGAAGATTCTTAGTGGGGCGTACATTCCCGATGAAGGGGAAATTTTTATAGAAGGCAAGAAAATACATATGACCAGTTCTCAGGATGCACACCAGCAGGGCATTGAGATGGTCTACCAGGACCTGGCGCTGGCCAATAATTTAGATGTGGCGGCAAATGTATTTATGGGGAGAGAAAAAACCAATTTACAATTAGGTCCTATTGGTGTGTTGGATGAGCATTATATGGAGAAAGAAACAGAGCGTCTTTTAGATAGGCTTAAAATTGATATTTCTTCTGTTCGCTTAAAGGTTGAAAGTCTTTCCGGTGGTCAACGTCAAGCAGTGGCTATTGCCAGGGCAACAGCTTTTAATACCAAAGTAACCATTATGGATGAACCCACAGCAGCACTGAGTGTCGCCGCCATTCAAAAAGTTCTGGATTTAGTGAGAGAACTTAAAGCCCAGGGAAATTCCATTATTATCATCAGTCATCGTCTGGAAGATATCTATCAGGTTAGTGATCGAATGATAGTTTTACGTCAGGGACGCAAAGTGTGTGATACCCCGGTTAAAGGAGATATTGACAGTTTTAGAGAACATGTGGTGGCTTATATTATCGGAGCACGTGATGACTTTGCTAAAGAAGGAGGCAAATAGACTA from Atribacterota bacterium carries:
- a CDS encoding ATP-binding cassette domain-containing protein yields the protein MAEKVPVVEMRNIKKNFGGVQALKGVDLELYHNEVLGLVGDNAAGKSTLMKILSGAYIPDEGEIFIEGKKIHMTSSQDAHQQGIEMVYQDLALANNLDVAANVFMGREKTNLQLGPIGVLDEHYMEKETERLLDRLKIDISSVRLKVESLSGGQRQAVAIARATAFNTKVTIMDEPTAALSVAAIQKVLDLVRELKAQGNSIIIISHRLEDIYQVSDRMIVLRQGRKVCDTPVKGDIDSFREHVVAYIIGARDDFAKEGGK